Within the Flavobacterium sp. 9R genome, the region ATCAACTTTGTTTTGTTTTAAAATGGTTTCATAGGCGGGCCAACCTTCATTTACTCGAGTGTCTAAGGCTGCATATTGTATCAAAAGCGGTGCTTTTATTTTAGCAGCATCTTCTGCGCTAGGTTGTCCTCCGTAAAACGGAACAGCTGCACCTAATTTTGGAATGCGAACGGCTATCATGTTGGCAATCCAACCACCAAAGCAAAATCCAACCACCCCTACATGGCCATTACAATCTTTATGGTCTTTTAAAAATTCGTAGGCGGCAATAAAATCTTCGAGCATTTCCTCACGGGTACGTTTTTTTTGTAATTCACGGCCAGCATCATCATTTCCGGGATATCCACCAAGCGGGCTTAAAGCATCGGGAGCTAATGTGATAAAACCTTCTGGTGCTCCTCTTCTTCCAACGTCTTCAATGTAAGGATTTAGACCTCTGTTTTCATGAACTACAATAATGCCTGGAAGTTTTTTCTTTTTATCTGTTGGTTTTGAAAGTAATCCTTTGATTGTTCCGCCTCCTTTAGGGGACGGATAGCTAATCATTTCTGACTGTAATCTTGGGTCATCGGCTGCTATAGTTAGAGTGTCCTTGTAATTTGGTGTCATAAAATTGAGTAGGGTAGGAACAGTCAAACTGCCCACTGCAAAAAGCGATAATTTTTCAATAAATTGCCTTCTTTCAATTTTGTTATGAGCATAATCATCATATAAATCAAAAACTTCTTGGCTAATGTCTGCTTTGGTGATTTCTTTCATAGTTGGTTGTTTTTTTGTTATGTAGGTTTTATTTGTTGAGTAATAAATCTATGACTCCAAGAGTTAAGGCGGCTCCAATATTATTAGTTCCGTAAGGGTTAAAAGAATCTATTTTTGCCCCTCTAGGATACATTGCATTTTGTGGAATATAAAACGATTTACTGTATTTTGCTTCTTGATTTTTTAAATAAAATGTATCGTTCAAACCGCTTGTTGGATTATAGACATTCAACGAATAGGGTGTCGTGTGCGTTTTGAAACTAAAATTCGGATAAGTAAATTGAATGCTGTTATAATTTGAAAACGCCAAT harbors:
- a CDS encoding dienelactone hydrolase family protein, with protein sequence MKEITKADISQEVFDLYDDYAHNKIERRQFIEKLSLFAVGSLTVPTLLNFMTPNYKDTLTIAADDPRLQSEMISYPSPKGGGTIKGLLSKPTDKKKKLPGIIVVHENRGLNPYIEDVGRRGAPEGFITLAPDALSPLGGYPGNDDAGRELQKKRTREEMLEDFIAAYEFLKDHKDCNGHVGVVGFCFGGWIANMIAVRIPKLGAAVPFYGGQPSAEDAAKIKAPLLIQYAALDTRVNEGWPAYETILKQNKVDYTAFIYPDVNHGFHNNTTPRYDEKAATLAWTRTIDFFKKNLK